One Chloroflexota bacterium DNA window includes the following coding sequences:
- a CDS encoding C45 family autoproteolytic acyltransferase/hydrolase gives MTQSQSYPFFDVRGAPYELGRQHGEACREQIRSFLEHSYRSIGEYKQQDPATLRARAESFVPSIQGFIPDAIAEMQGIAAGANVSLSEVVLLNVRTELTLGDAGLSDGCSSLGFLTSRTDNESTIIAQNQDVGEWMKEVGVVLKVSPDEKPAFIMFTWAGVIGYPGFNEHGVAFVQNQLYTEGWRVGVSHYPLKRRILECRNLAEVLDIMSKTTFSSAGNYLMVDGENRLVDAEIAAPHGVGVLEASDDTLAHTNNIRSPELEQFDTFRSQLPDSEPRCARADQLVSSVDRVSANDVMQMMSDHAGHPHSICRHNDGTPESIETVASYVMEPLQGRLHVSYGNPCANGYTAYTL, from the coding sequence GTGACGCAAAGCCAATCCTATCCGTTCTTTGACGTACGTGGCGCGCCGTATGAGTTGGGTCGCCAGCACGGAGAGGCGTGCCGCGAGCAAATTCGCAGTTTCCTGGAGCATTCGTATCGGTCGATTGGAGAGTACAAACAGCAAGATCCCGCAACGTTGCGAGCGCGGGCGGAGTCGTTTGTGCCTTCCATCCAAGGGTTCATTCCCGATGCAATAGCAGAGATGCAAGGCATCGCGGCAGGCGCAAATGTCTCCCTGTCTGAGGTCGTGTTGTTGAATGTGCGCACTGAGCTCACATTGGGCGACGCCGGGTTGAGCGACGGATGCAGTTCGCTCGGCTTCCTGACGAGCCGTACGGACAACGAGAGTACAATCATTGCCCAAAATCAGGACGTAGGGGAGTGGATGAAGGAAGTGGGCGTGGTGTTGAAGGTGTCGCCAGACGAGAAACCGGCATTCATCATGTTTACGTGGGCGGGTGTGATTGGGTACCCGGGTTTCAATGAGCACGGTGTTGCATTCGTGCAAAACCAACTCTATACGGAAGGCTGGCGGGTCGGGGTCTCACACTACCCTCTCAAGCGGCGGATCTTGGAGTGCCGCAATCTTGCGGAGGTTCTTGACATAATGAGTAAGACGACATTCTCTTCTGCTGGCAATTACCTGATGGTGGACGGAGAGAACCGCTTGGTGGATGCTGAGATTGCCGCTCCGCACGGCGTTGGCGTACTCGAAGCCAGCGATGACACCCTGGCACACACGAACAACATTCGTTCGCCTGAACTTGAGCAGTTCGACACGTTTCGCAGCCAATTGCCCGACTCAGAGCCGCGCTGTGCCCGGGCAGACCAGTTGGTCTCAAGTGTAGACCGTGTGTCGGCAAACGACGTGATGCAGATGATGTCTGACCATGCCGGCCATCCTCACAGTATTTGTAGACATAACGATGGCACGCCGGAGAGCATCGAAACCGTGGCCTCTTACGTGATGGAGCCGCTCCAGGGACGACTCCACGTCAGCTACGGCAATCCGTGCGCGAACGGCTATACGGCTTACACGCTCTAG
- a CDS encoding NAD(P)/FAD-dependent oxidoreductase — translation MDAMPKNADPDAPLRIAVVGGGFSGLAAAEALLAQGAQVHIFEKQSQLGGEVATRAIGSTFVEYYYHHCFSSDHHLLASADRLGVKDQLTWVDSTMGFYWKGRLLPFNGPADVLRFEPLSPLQRFRLGLSVLYLQRRKHWQPYQDISAADWMRRFCGDRVFDTVWGGLLKAKFGEDWHRVSMSWLWARIHVRAASRSKGMAKEQLGYFNNSFRTLVDAFGRRIEELGGHIHLEAAAERIVIEDGQARGIVTGGERHDFDLVLAAVHTPIFLFLTPDLPAEYRERLGSIEYKGASCLLLELDRRMSPFYWLNISAAELPFTALVEQTNLVSPEAYGGSHLLYVARYMSPGDPLMRMETTALFEHYLPFLQQVYPDFSREMVKNMWSGGDPFAQPLVEVGYQRKKPELRTPIPRLYLANTTLIYPEDRGINYSIRLGQEVAQRIFADAPKLKQQRN, via the coding sequence ATGGATGCTATGCCGAAAAACGCCGATCCGGATGCTCCGTTGCGTATAGCCGTCGTTGGCGGTGGCTTTAGTGGTCTGGCTGCCGCCGAAGCTTTGCTGGCTCAAGGCGCCCAGGTCCACATCTTCGAGAAACAGTCGCAGCTTGGAGGCGAGGTCGCCACACGCGCGATTGGAAGCACATTTGTCGAGTATTACTACCACCATTGCTTTAGCAGCGACCATCACCTTCTCGCCTCGGCCGACCGCCTCGGCGTAAAAGACCAGCTAACCTGGGTCGATTCCACAATGGGATTCTATTGGAAGGGCCGGTTGCTCCCCTTTAATGGTCCGGCTGACGTCCTGAGATTTGAGCCGCTTAGTCCGCTGCAGCGCTTTCGGCTCGGTCTGTCAGTGCTCTACTTGCAAAGACGAAAACATTGGCAGCCATACCAGGACATAAGCGCTGCAGACTGGATGCGACGCTTCTGTGGCGACCGTGTATTTGACACGGTGTGGGGCGGCTTGCTCAAGGCAAAGTTTGGCGAAGACTGGCACCGTGTGAGCATGTCTTGGCTCTGGGCCCGCATCCACGTGCGGGCGGCCTCGCGTTCGAAGGGCATGGCAAAAGAGCAATTGGGCTACTTCAACAACTCGTTTCGCACACTGGTGGATGCTTTTGGGCGCCGCATTGAAGAACTGGGAGGTCACATTCACCTAGAAGCGGCCGCCGAGCGGATAGTCATTGAAGACGGACAGGCGCGCGGCATTGTGACTGGCGGTGAGCGGCACGATTTCGATCTTGTGCTGGCGGCTGTGCACACGCCCATCTTTCTCTTTCTCACGCCCGATCTTCCGGCAGAATATCGTGAAAGACTGGGCAGTATCGAGTATAAGGGAGCGTCTTGCCTGCTTCTGGAACTCGACCGCCGGATGTCGCCGTTCTATTGGCTCAATATCAGCGCGGCAGAGCTGCCGTTTACGGCTTTGGTGGAGCAAACGAATCTCGTGTCGCCGGAGGCCTATGGTGGGAGCCACTTACTTTACGTAGCGCGCTACATGTCGCCGGGAGACCCGTTGATGCGTATGGAAACCACGGCGCTATTTGAACACTACTTGCCGTTCCTGCAGCAAGTGTATCCAGATTTTTCTAGGGAGATGGTCAAGAATATGTGGTCGGGCGGCGATCCGTTCGCCCAGCCCCTCGTCGAAGTTGGCTACCAGCGCAAGAAGCCGGAATTACGCACACCGATCCCGCGGCTCTATCTGGCAAACACAACACTCATCTATCCCGAAGATCGGGGCATAAACTATAGCATCCGCCTGGGACAGGAAGTCGCTCAGCGGATCTTCGCCGATGCACCAAAACTCAAGCAGCAGCGGAATTGA
- a CDS encoding lysylphosphatidylglycerol synthase transmembrane domain-containing protein: MAKNSDKQHRAIGKVMLLRLQSRWRPGRLRAFQAIAGIVISIVLLWLVLRGLDLRQTWAALSNTNYWYLAPAVFVYFLGVAIRGLRWQRLLLPVERIPARQAIALLIVGYTVNNIVPARMGDVMRVFLLARETGIRKSASLATVVLERLLDLLAILAIIVACTLVLPWPSPILTALRVAAVLAIVAAGVLILVATHQSQRLQDGVGPARTVWRALALSALLAVLLGTAFAELGQWIPETLLLPLAGAGIVFLLATFVAATVARGYLISLPLRLSLLLPGRLGYRIISMARSFVEGLQSLRSPQRLAEMAGLSMASWIVEGLSYYVIARSMGIDESVLVFLLTMGVINIFSAIPSSPGYIGPFEFAGKLVLTQFGIAAEMAVAYLLLMHVLLLLPVVVLGGALAWRRRERWWPTSVDSPQSPLGQTTT; encoded by the coding sequence ATGGCGAAGAACTCTGACAAACAACATCGAGCCATTGGGAAGGTAATGTTGTTGCGCTTGCAGTCACGCTGGCGACCTGGACGCTTGCGCGCGTTCCAGGCAATAGCAGGCATTGTTATCAGTATAGTTCTCCTGTGGTTGGTGCTGCGGGGGCTTGACCTAAGGCAGACTTGGGCTGCGCTCAGCAACACCAACTATTGGTACCTGGCGCCCGCAGTGTTTGTCTACTTTCTTGGTGTGGCGATTCGGGGCCTCCGCTGGCAGCGACTCTTGTTGCCGGTTGAGCGCATTCCTGCCCGGCAGGCGATTGCACTCCTAATCGTCGGTTACACCGTGAACAACATTGTGCCGGCGCGTATGGGGGACGTCATGCGCGTCTTCTTGCTTGCACGGGAGACGGGGATTCGCAAGAGCGCTTCTCTGGCAACTGTTGTCCTGGAGCGCCTCTTGGACCTGTTGGCCATACTTGCCATAATTGTGGCGTGCACGCTTGTGCTCCCCTGGCCGTCGCCGATTCTTACGGCCCTACGTGTTGCCGCAGTACTGGCGATTGTAGCGGCTGGAGTTTTAATTCTTGTCGCCACCCACCAGTCTCAGCGCTTGCAGGATGGCGTCGGCCCGGCTCGAACAGTGTGGAGAGCCCTTGCGCTCTCGGCACTGCTGGCTGTCTTGCTCGGGACGGCCTTTGCTGAGCTTGGACAGTGGATCCCCGAAACACTTTTGCTGCCTTTAGCCGGCGCAGGCATTGTATTCTTACTCGCAACGTTCGTTGCCGCTACCGTCGCCCGCGGCTATTTGATTTCCCTGCCCTTGCGTCTCTCACTCTTACTGCCTGGCAGGCTGGGCTATCGGATAATCTCTATGGCGAGGTCATTTGTTGAAGGTCTTCAGAGCCTCCGTTCGCCCCAGCGACTGGCGGAAATGGCTGGACTGAGCATGGCGTCTTGGATTGTCGAAGGGCTATCGTATTATGTGATCGCGCGCAGCATGGGCATTGACGAATCGGTCCTGGTGTTTCTCTTGACGATGGGTGTCATCAATATCTTCTCCGCGATTCCGTCTTCTCCCGGGTATATTGGACCGTTCGAGTTTGCGGGAAAGCTCGTGCTAACGCAGTTTGGCATTGCGGCTGAAATGGCAGTTGCCTACCTTCTCCTGATGCACGTACTCCTCCTGCTGCCTGTGGTAGTGCTTGGTGGCGCGCTCGCTTGGAGGCGCCGCGAGCGCTGGTGGCCAACTTCGGTGGATTCGCCGCAGTCTCCGCTGGGCCAAACTACAACGTAA
- the crcB gene encoding fluoride efflux transporter CrcB, with translation MTSVLFVALGGAFGATLRYLLSGVINRYFETSFPAGTLGVNLIGCFAVGLLWEPLANTALSPQIRTFFLIGVLGAFTTFSTYGIESVNLVRAGELRLALLNLILSNVLGIAFVLLGLGISRLASSAV, from the coding sequence ATGACGAGCGTGCTATTTGTAGCCTTAGGCGGCGCCTTCGGCGCGACCCTGCGCTACTTGCTCTCAGGAGTCATCAATCGCTACTTCGAGACCTCATTCCCAGCGGGAACTCTGGGGGTCAATCTCATCGGCTGCTTCGCGGTGGGACTGTTGTGGGAACCACTCGCTAATACAGCACTTTCTCCACAGATTCGCACCTTTTTCCTGATTGGCGTACTCGGCGCATTTACGACGTTTTCAACCTACGGCATCGAAAGCGTGAATCTCGTGCGCGCCGGCGAACTGCGCTTGGCGCTCCTCAATCTCATCCTCAGCAATGTGCTGGGAATTGCATTCGTCCTGCTGGGCCTCGGTATCAGCCGACTCGCGAGTAGCGCTGTATAG
- a CDS encoding methyltransferase domain-containing protein, with translation MKAPPAREVEHFDRDAANFEEYLQSPLGRLRTELVWSGLSHLLQQADTPHYVLDVGGGTGAFALRLAAQGHRVVLLDPAQGMLDLATAKAKRDLAKDMRKNLRVQQGTVLDFRARHLKSKFSAVLCHNILEYAVGPQEILLRIRQLIQDDGVVSVAVANRDAEPLRTVVNQQNPQAALQMLDKTVHPATLFGGYRRVYSLQELVAMLDKAGLHSVAVRGVRVACDYLSQDCLEQQEGWDAAFALEQTLITRTPHKYLARYLHLLARPQA, from the coding sequence GTGAAAGCCCCGCCGGCCCGAGAGGTCGAACACTTCGATCGCGACGCGGCCAACTTCGAAGAATATCTGCAGAGTCCCCTCGGACGACTGCGAACCGAACTGGTCTGGTCCGGGCTTTCACATCTCTTGCAGCAGGCAGACACACCCCACTACGTGCTCGACGTAGGTGGAGGCACAGGTGCATTCGCCCTTCGTCTCGCTGCCCAAGGACATCGCGTGGTCTTGCTAGACCCGGCCCAGGGCATGCTAGACCTGGCAACTGCAAAGGCAAAGCGTGACCTCGCGAAGGACATGCGCAAGAATCTGCGCGTACAGCAAGGCACAGTTTTGGATTTCCGGGCCCGACACCTAAAGAGCAAGTTTTCCGCTGTTCTTTGCCACAATATTTTGGAATACGCTGTTGGGCCGCAAGAAATCCTGCTGCGCATTCGCCAACTCATCCAAGACGATGGGGTTGTTTCCGTGGCTGTAGCAAACCGTGACGCAGAGCCGCTGCGCACGGTAGTGAACCAACAGAACCCACAAGCGGCGCTGCAAATGCTCGACAAGACAGTTCACCCGGCGACACTCTTTGGCGGCTATCGTCGCGTGTACTCGTTGCAAGAGCTGGTGGCGATGCTCGACAAGGCAGGTCTTCACAGTGTGGCAGTTCGAGGTGTGCGCGTAGCTTGTGACTACCTATCTCAAGATTGTCTCGAACAGCAGGAGGGATGGGATGCCGCCTTTGCCTTGGAGCAAACACTTATAACACGCACACCGCACAAGTATCTCGCTCGCTACCTGCATCTACTCGCCCGACCTCAAGCCTAA
- the tatC gene encoding twin-arginine translocase subunit TatC: protein MATDNPGVSDETQEVLPDGRHPDDVADLDMEMTLGEHLTELRRRLLIAVLSVLFFTVIGFIFIRPIMDLLIAPAPDNVTTLYQFSPTEGIFTFMRVAIMVGVACAMPMLIYQIGAYVLPGLTRRERRYLYMLVPTSSFAFLVGLAFCYFVVLRFALGFLLGTNSWISDQVESFPSVSLYVNFVTRMLLALGIVFQTPIFIYFLSAIGIVDTRKLSRWRPFVVVIVAIVAAVITPTPDPFNQALVAVPMYLLYEVGILLSRITGPVTRRRSQSED from the coding sequence ATGGCAACAGATAACCCAGGGGTTTCGGACGAAACTCAAGAGGTGCTGCCGGATGGAAGACATCCTGATGACGTAGCCGACCTCGATATGGAAATGACGCTCGGGGAGCACCTCACCGAGTTGAGGCGTCGCCTGCTCATTGCGGTGCTTTCCGTGCTCTTCTTTACCGTGATTGGCTTTATCTTCATCAGGCCAATCATGGACCTTCTCATTGCTCCGGCGCCGGATAACGTGACGACGCTCTACCAATTCTCCCCGACGGAGGGTATTTTCACGTTCATGCGCGTCGCAATCATGGTGGGCGTCGCATGTGCGATGCCGATGCTCATCTACCAGATCGGCGCCTACGTCTTGCCCGGTCTGACCCGACGCGAGCGCCGGTATCTTTATATGCTTGTTCCGACGTCATCATTTGCATTTCTGGTGGGACTGGCATTCTGCTACTTCGTGGTACTGCGGTTTGCGTTGGGATTCTTGCTTGGGACGAATAGCTGGATATCCGATCAGGTGGAAAGTTTCCCATCAGTCTCGCTGTATGTGAATTTCGTAACGCGCATGTTGCTTGCGCTGGGGATAGTCTTCCAGACACCTATATTCATCTACTTTCTGTCGGCAATAGGCATAGTCGATACACGGAAGCTCTCACGCTGGCGGCCATTTGTTGTCGTAATAGTTGCCATAGTAGCTGCCGTTATTACGCCGACGCCGGACCCCTTTAATCAAGCGCTCGTTGCCGTTCCAATGTATCTTCTGTACGAAGTTGGCATCCTTTTGTCCCGCATCACCGGTCCGGTGACCCGACGCCGCTCACAGAGTGAAGATTAG
- a CDS encoding cytochrome c, whose amino-acid sequence MKDVRDWAIPKGHFYTQTNGTDDSQELGYTVIDDEEAPFWLSYRRLGGFQALGYPVSQRFPYKGLVAQAFQKGILLWDETTQSVSLMNLFDELSAAGADTFLETRRFIPRSNTWAEDFGQPWPVIATNHLALLDENAAIKAAYYAVRQQGLDPITFNGLPMSIRDYGFVLVLRAQRRAFQLWKTEQPWASEGEVVVVNGGDLAKELNLIPAPAQAPVQAPVPPFGYGSPVEGESVYRTAGCVLCHGLQADGGIGPTLAGTRLDFAEFLNAVREPSDVMPPYLPEQITDQEVRDILAFTQSLGAAP is encoded by the coding sequence GTGAAGGATGTTCGCGATTGGGCGATTCCCAAGGGTCACTTCTACACTCAGACCAACGGCACTGATGACAGCCAAGAGCTCGGCTACACAGTCATCGATGATGAAGAAGCGCCCTTCTGGTTGTCGTATCGCAGACTCGGTGGCTTCCAGGCCCTTGGCTACCCGGTCTCACAGCGATTCCCCTACAAGGGCCTGGTGGCACAGGCATTTCAGAAAGGCATACTGCTTTGGGATGAGACTACCCAGAGCGTGAGCCTGATGAATCTCTTCGACGAACTATCTGCCGCCGGGGCAGACACGTTCTTAGAGACCCGCCGGTTTATCCCGAGATCTAACACCTGGGCAGAGGACTTTGGACAACCCTGGCCCGTGATCGCTACCAATCACCTCGCCCTGCTTGATGAAAACGCAGCCATCAAGGCCGCATACTACGCAGTACGCCAACAGGGACTGGACCCAATCACGTTCAATGGATTACCGATGAGCATCCGGGACTATGGATTCGTGCTAGTCCTCCGCGCGCAACGGCGGGCGTTTCAACTTTGGAAGACCGAACAACCGTGGGCGAGCGAAGGGGAAGTGGTAGTCGTCAACGGGGGCGATTTGGCGAAAGAACTGAATCTCATTCCTGCACCCGCCCAAGCGCCGGTGCAGGCTCCGGTACCTCCGTTTGGATACGGAAGTCCGGTGGAGGGAGAATCCGTATACCGTACCGCTGGGTGCGTTCTCTGTCACGGACTCCAAGCTGATGGCGGCATCGGCCCGACTCTCGCCGGCACGCGTCTCGACTTTGCTGAGTTTCTCAATGCAGTGCGTGAGCCATCAGACGTCATGCCGCCCTATCTACCAGAACAGATCACAGACCAGGAAGTCCGGGACATCCTTGCGTTCACACAGTCTCTTGGAGCTGCGCCCTAA
- a CDS encoding nucleoside:proton symporter, translating into MAVFQPVIGILGLIALAWAISENRRVFPWRTAVAGLVVQFGLALLLLKVPNSQIVFVWIGNGVSALVRATEAGTLFVFGFLGGGPPPFEETFPGASFAFAFRSLPLVVVIGALSAILYHYRILPWVVKGFAWVLRKTLNIGGATSFATAANIFIGMVEAPLLVRPYLERMSRSELFIVMTGGMATVAGTVFALYVTLLDGIIPDPAGHVLTASIISAPAAIMIALILVPRTGEEVDDSKVEFERIYENGADALTRGTIDGLRLFAYIIGMLIVLVAFVELANIILELAPLIAGEPLTLQRILGWTLSPVVWALGVPWAESFTAGQLLGTKVILNELLAYVQMSQLPPGSLSERSALIMAYSICGFANFASLGIMIGGIGAIVPERRLEIANLGLKSILAGTMATCMTGAIAGLLYW; encoded by the coding sequence ATGGCAGTGTTTCAGCCGGTAATTGGGATCTTGGGGCTCATCGCGCTGGCGTGGGCAATCAGCGAAAACCGCCGGGTCTTTCCATGGCGAACGGCTGTGGCTGGGCTGGTCGTGCAATTCGGGCTCGCCCTATTACTTTTGAAGGTCCCTAACTCACAAATTGTATTTGTCTGGATTGGCAACGGTGTGAGCGCGCTGGTCAGGGCGACTGAGGCCGGCACATTGTTCGTGTTCGGATTCCTAGGCGGCGGGCCGCCGCCATTTGAGGAGACTTTTCCGGGCGCGTCGTTCGCGTTTGCCTTTCGCTCGCTGCCGCTCGTCGTTGTAATTGGCGCGCTTTCGGCGATCCTGTACCACTATCGGATTCTGCCCTGGGTGGTGAAAGGGTTTGCTTGGGTCCTCAGAAAGACATTGAACATTGGCGGGGCGACAAGCTTTGCCACCGCCGCCAATATCTTTATAGGCATGGTTGAAGCACCCTTGCTCGTGCGACCGTACCTTGAACGCATGAGCCGCTCGGAACTCTTCATCGTGATGACGGGTGGCATGGCCACCGTCGCGGGGACTGTGTTCGCCCTCTACGTTACCCTTTTGGATGGCATCATTCCCGATCCGGCAGGCCACGTACTCACTGCGTCCATCATCAGTGCCCCTGCAGCCATCATGATTGCGCTCATACTCGTTCCGCGGACGGGCGAGGAAGTTGACGACTCTAAGGTTGAGTTTGAACGCATCTACGAAAACGGCGCTGATGCCCTGACCCGCGGCACTATTGACGGCCTGCGGCTGTTCGCTTACATCATCGGCATGTTGATTGTGCTGGTGGCGTTTGTTGAATTGGCGAACATCATTTTGGAACTTGCGCCGCTGATCGCAGGCGAACCGCTGACTCTACAGAGAATTCTCGGCTGGACTCTCTCGCCGGTAGTGTGGGCGCTGGGCGTCCCCTGGGCAGAATCATTTACTGCCGGGCAACTGCTTGGCACGAAAGTGATCCTCAACGAGCTTTTAGCTTACGTCCAGATGTCGCAACTTCCCCCCGGCAGCTTGAGTGAGCGCAGCGCGTTGATCATGGCTTACAGCATCTGCGGTTTCGCAAACTTCGCCAGCCTGGGCATCATGATTGGCGGCATAGGCGCCATCGTCCCGGAGCGACGGCTGGAGATAGCAAACCTCGGTCTCAAGTCCATCCTGGCCGGCACAATGGCAACGTGCATGACGGGCGCAATTGCGGGACTGCTGTACTGGTAG
- a CDS encoding zinc-binding dehydrogenase, producing the protein MDSLDIVFLAKDSVAVQRHPVPDVQSGQILVRLRRSLISTGTECICLQRNFAPGTHWDEWVKYPFRPGYSAVGEVLETAAGVTSVVSGDRVAMPAKHGQYAISDAGRAIKIPEGVTDQAAAWFYLACIAQNAVRRAEHRLGDDVVVIGAGILGQLVVQFVRLLGANRVIVIDPAPARLALAASHGATHTLPISSADAEETIASLTHGKLADVVYDITGNAAVLPTALPLARRFGKVLLLGDTGTPSNQRLTGDIIRRGVTLVGAHSSNPPPTATDYAHWTHKHMTELFFTYVERGQMQVEDLITHHYDPREAPDAYSMLTQDRSQAIGVQFDWTRLS; encoded by the coding sequence ATGGACTCCCTAGATATTGTCTTTCTTGCCAAAGACTCTGTTGCTGTTCAGCGGCATCCCGTACCGGATGTCCAGTCGGGTCAAATTCTGGTGCGTCTGCGGCGCTCCCTCATCAGCACTGGTACAGAATGCATCTGCTTGCAACGCAACTTTGCGCCAGGCACGCACTGGGACGAGTGGGTGAAGTATCCCTTCCGGCCTGGGTACAGCGCGGTTGGGGAGGTGCTTGAGACCGCCGCCGGGGTTACCAGTGTAGTTTCAGGAGACCGCGTTGCAATGCCCGCGAAGCACGGGCAGTACGCCATCAGCGACGCGGGGCGCGCCATAAAGATTCCGGAGGGCGTTACTGATCAGGCTGCCGCCTGGTTCTACTTGGCGTGCATTGCGCAGAATGCTGTCCGGCGCGCGGAGCACCGGCTGGGCGACGACGTGGTGGTGATAGGCGCCGGCATATTGGGTCAGCTAGTGGTGCAATTCGTGCGTTTGCTCGGAGCCAATCGGGTGATAGTCATCGATCCGGCACCGGCGCGTCTAGCACTGGCAGCATCCCACGGTGCGACCCACACTTTGCCGATCTCATCTGCTGATGCTGAGGAGACAATCGCGTCGCTTACGCATGGGAAGCTGGCCGACGTCGTCTACGACATTACCGGCAACGCGGCGGTATTGCCCACGGCACTGCCACTGGCGCGGCGCTTCGGGAAAGTCCTGCTGCTCGGTGACACCGGCACGCCTTCAAATCAACGGCTCACCGGCGACATCATCCGCCGCGGCGTGACGCTCGTAGGTGCCCACAGCTCCAACCCGCCTCCCACCGCAACCGACTACGCCCACTGGACCCACAAGCACATGACGGAACTCTTCTTCACCTATGTGGAACGCGGCCAAATGCAGGTTGAGGACCTCATTACGCACCACTATGACCCACGCGAAGCCCCCGATGCGTATTCCATGCTCACGCAAGACCGTTCCCAAGCCATAGGCGTGCAATTCGATTGGACGCGCCTGAGCTAG
- a CDS encoding sugar phosphate isomerase/epimerase, whose translation MKLALYGGIGWQHPFGLAKVLAWAGKYGYHGISLRGYTLDVPQRLERHYNAVGYDMISPRLVNEAGRNEFRRVLKAKKLEIACLSCYCPLTYPPGELRAQSLSLNRAYIDLAAALDVYWLRSIGNVLDPVPGVALSFEEAQDHHVAALRELMPYAKERGIRLIVETNENTTTSNADELLAVRDAVGPDLDIVMDGANLYMEGMDVLGAARQLAPHIAMLHVKNVRRRRPGELDYLPKNVYGYEWTKLPDGDVDWKAVLAELRQGGFDGYVLYEYVNPFKGMPRAYWHLLPDPEEAAKSAAEYLRDIAGL comes from the coding sequence ATGAAACTGGCACTCTATGGAGGTATTGGCTGGCAACACCCGTTTGGGCTGGCGAAAGTCCTCGCGTGGGCTGGGAAGTATGGATATCACGGCATAAGTCTGCGGGGCTATACACTCGACGTTCCACAGCGATTGGAACGCCACTACAACGCTGTGGGCTACGATATGATCAGTCCGCGGCTCGTAAATGAGGCAGGGAGAAACGAGTTTCGCCGCGTTCTCAAGGCCAAGAAGCTCGAAATCGCCTGTCTTTCCTGCTATTGCCCGTTGACCTATCCCCCGGGAGAACTCCGCGCGCAGAGTCTGTCACTCAACCGGGCCTACATCGACTTGGCCGCCGCTCTTGACGTGTATTGGCTCCGCAGCATCGGCAACGTCCTTGACCCCGTGCCGGGAGTAGCGCTTTCGTTCGAAGAAGCCCAGGACCATCACGTGGCTGCGCTCAGAGAGCTCATGCCGTATGCCAAAGAGCGTGGCATTCGTCTGATCGTAGAAACCAATGAGAATACGACCACGTCCAATGCCGATGAACTCTTGGCCGTGCGCGATGCAGTAGGGCCCGATCTTGATATCGTGATGGACGGCGCCAATCTTTACATGGAGGGCATGGACGTGCTGGGTGCAGCGCGTCAGTTAGCGCCGCACATTGCTATGCTCCATGTGAAGAACGTTCGCCGCCGCCGGCCGGGGGAGCTAGACTATCTGCCAAAGAACGTGTACGGCTACGAGTGGACGAAACTCCCGGATGGAGATGTCGATTGGAAGGCAGTGCTCGCTGAACTGCGACAGGGAGGCTTCGACGGCTACGTGCTGTATGAATACGTTAATCCGTTCAAAGGCATGCCGCGAGCCTATTGGCACCTCTTGCCTGACCCGGAAGAGGCTGCAAAGTCAGCAGCGGAATACTTGCGAGACATTGCCGGACTCTAA